The Commensalibacter nepenthis genome has a window encoding:
- a CDS encoding 4Fe-4S binding protein translates to MISSLFKITTYRLGAAMQRHKGIIQTIQWIIVGFYVVLLVIPAFMDLPPRQAHILNNLVLFAQFVFWGIWWPFVILSMLVIGRVWCGVFCPEGAISEWTSKKFGKNKKIPRWIKWKAWPAIAFILTTLYGQLISVYDYADSALLILGGSTVAAILIGYLYGRENRVWCRYLCPVNGVFNLLSRLSPFSFKSDAKKWSEYHGNSVSNPHCPPMINIRQLHGVSGCHMCGRCAGLRDAVSLQPRSVNEEIITYGNEKDNLWETRLLLFGMIGVAIGAFTWTVSPWFVTAKQFLANWLINHDILWPMNATAPWWILTNHPENNDSFNWLDGFCVTFYILGSGLLYGFGLTGVYKSLAKFLYRPNLYSYIAQALIPIAAAGLFLGLTATSVKLLQYDGIVFWWLKDARVTILAFFSLWSLYLGYNILRKSTDIFYKFIISFGLFALSLVPIVGAWWLMFMGW, encoded by the coding sequence ATGATCAGTTCTTTATTTAAAATAACGACATATCGACTGGGTGCTGCGATGCAGCGTCATAAGGGGATTATACAAACCATTCAATGGATCATTGTTGGTTTTTATGTTGTATTGCTGGTGATCCCCGCTTTTATGGATTTACCTCCAAGACAAGCACATATACTTAATAATCTTGTTTTATTTGCTCAATTTGTTTTTTGGGGCATTTGGTGGCCATTTGTTATTTTATCGATGTTGGTTATAGGGCGTGTATGGTGTGGTGTCTTCTGCCCAGAGGGTGCTATTAGTGAATGGACTTCTAAAAAATTTGGTAAAAATAAAAAGATACCGCGTTGGATTAAATGGAAGGCGTGGCCCGCGATTGCTTTCATTTTAACGACATTATATGGGCAGTTGATTAGCGTGTATGATTATGCAGATTCTGCATTATTAATTCTTGGTGGATCAACGGTGGCTGCTATTCTTATTGGTTATTTATACGGCAGAGAAAATCGCGTATGGTGTCGGTATTTATGTCCAGTGAATGGTGTATTTAATCTGCTTTCACGGCTTTCACCGTTTTCGTTTAAAAGTGATGCCAAAAAATGGTCTGAATATCACGGGAATTCTGTAAGTAATCCTCATTGCCCACCAATGATTAATATCCGACAACTTCACGGTGTTTCTGGGTGTCATATGTGTGGACGTTGTGCTGGTTTAAGGGATGCAGTCAGCTTACAGCCAAGGTCTGTTAATGAAGAAATTATTACTTATGGCAATGAAAAAGATAATTTGTGGGAAACGCGCCTTTTATTGTTTGGAATGATTGGTGTTGCCATTGGGGCATTTACATGGACTGTTTCCCCTTGGTTTGTAACAGCGAAACAGTTTTTGGCGAATTGGTTAATTAATCATGACATATTATGGCCAATGAATGCTACGGCACCTTGGTGGATATTAACCAATCATCCTGAGAATAATGATAGTTTTAATTGGCTTGATGGGTTTTGCGTTACGTTCTATATTCTTGGTTCGGGGCTTTTATATGGGTTCGGACTAACAGGTGTTTATAAGTCATTGGCTAAGTTTTTATACAGACCTAATCTTTATTCCTATATCGCACAAGCATTAATACCCATAGCAGCGGCTGGTCTGTTTTTAGGTCTGACTGCTACGAGTGTTAAATTGTTACAATATGATGGGATCGTTTTCTGGTGGTTAAAGGATGCCCGTGTAACCATACTAGCGTTTTTCAGTCTGTGGAGCTTATATTTAGGGTATAATATCCTCAGAAAATCTACAGATATTTTTTATAAATTCATAATCTCATTTGGTTTGTTCGCTTTGTCTTTGGTGCCGATTGTTGGGGCATGGTGGTTAATGTTTATGGGGTGGTGA
- the hisC gene encoding histidinol-phosphate transaminase has protein sequence MNNPYWSPFVNDIVPYTPGEQPKVTNLIKLNTNENAYGVSPKVLQALKDAVNDHLKLYPDPTSQQLCSELAKLHSVNTNNIFVGNGSDEVLGFAFFALLKHEKPILFPDITYSFYPVYCNLFNINYKIIPLTDDFEINLADYEKEDCAGIVITNPNAPTGLLLNPQLIKKYLIKHPQQVVIVDEAYIDFGGESVVTLINQFPNLLVVRTFSKFYGLAGLRVGYAVGNAELIEGIRRVKDSFNSYPLDRLAQIAATTAVQDIQWSINNADRIIENRDYLTKSLQNFGFKVLDSKSNFLFVSHPQIAGDELASKLREKNILIRHFSTARIKEWLRITVGNEEECNKLIQAIGSIYPIDK, from the coding sequence ATGAATAATCCATATTGGAGTCCCTTTGTGAATGATATTGTTCCCTATACGCCAGGGGAACAACCCAAAGTAACCAACCTTATTAAACTCAACACGAATGAAAATGCTTATGGTGTTTCGCCTAAAGTACTACAAGCCTTAAAAGATGCTGTTAATGACCATTTAAAATTATATCCAGATCCAACATCACAACAACTCTGTTCTGAACTTGCAAAATTGCATTCTGTTAACACGAATAATATCTTTGTTGGAAATGGTTCTGATGAAGTTCTCGGCTTTGCATTTTTTGCATTATTAAAACATGAAAAGCCCATTTTATTTCCTGATATTACCTATAGCTTTTATCCTGTTTATTGTAATTTATTTAATATCAATTACAAAATAATTCCTTTAACAGATGATTTTGAAATCAACCTTGCTGATTATGAAAAAGAAGATTGTGCTGGAATTGTTATTACCAATCCGAATGCACCAACAGGATTATTACTGAATCCACAACTCATCAAAAAATATCTTATCAAACACCCACAACAAGTGGTGATTGTTGATGAAGCCTATATTGATTTTGGTGGAGAATCTGTCGTTACTTTAATTAATCAATTTCCCAATTTATTAGTTGTCCGAACTTTTTCAAAATTCTATGGACTGGCGGGACTAAGAGTTGGCTATGCTGTTGGTAATGCAGAATTAATCGAAGGCATCAGACGCGTCAAGGACAGCTTTAACTCTTATCCTTTGGATAGATTAGCACAAATTGCAGCAACAACAGCCGTACAAGACATTCAATGGTCTATTAATAATGCTGATCGTATTATTGAAAATAGAGACTATTTAACCAAATCTCTACAAAATTTTGGATTTAAAGTATTAGATTCGAAATCGAACTTTCTTTTTGTTTCCCACCCCCAAATTGCTGGGGATGAACTTGCCTCTAAACTCAGAGAAAAGAATATTCTAATCCGTCACTTCAGCACCGCTCGAATCAAAGAATGGTTGCGTATTACGGTCGGAAACGAAGAAGAATGTAACAAGCTCATACAAGCAATTGGTAGTATTTATCCTATAGATAAATAA
- a CDS encoding ankyrin repeat domain-containing protein, translating to MSDSTPKPTFTPEEIEALYFNVARQGDTELLAEFIRAGMDINHQNQEGHTALILACYHNHLEAVELLLEKGADPNIVDNKGATALTGVAFKGYIPIAKLLVNAGAKIDSENNLKRTALMFAILFGRNDMAQFLIESGANPHHTDGEGVTPIQLAERQGDAELINLLKSQN from the coding sequence ATGTCTGATTCAACACCAAAACCTACTTTTACCCCTGAAGAAATCGAAGCCTTATATTTCAATGTCGCGCGCCAAGGGGACACAGAATTACTGGCTGAATTTATCAGAGCTGGCATGGACATCAATCACCAAAATCAGGAAGGGCATACCGCTCTAATCTTGGCTTGCTATCATAATCATCTTGAAGCTGTTGAACTCTTATTAGAAAAAGGCGCTGACCCCAACATTGTCGATAATAAAGGCGCCACTGCTTTGACTGGTGTTGCATTCAAAGGATATATTCCTATTGCAAAATTACTAGTCAACGCTGGTGCTAAAATTGATTCCGAAAATAATCTGAAACGCACGGCCTTGATGTTTGCAATCCTATTTGGACGAAATGACATGGCACAATTTCTAATAGAATCAGGCGCTAATCCACACCATACTGATGGTGAAGGCGTAACCCCTATTCAACTAGCAGAACGCCAAGGTGATGCAGAACTGATTAACTTATTAAAAAGTCAAAATTAA
- the tkt gene encoding transketolase — MNIDELCINTIRGLAIDQVQAANSGHPGTPMGLAPAAYALWNNALNYDPANPLWPARDRFVLSGGHASALLYSMIHLAGIHNVTHDGKVEQKPALTLQDLEQFRQFNSKTPGHPEYRHTTGVETTTGPLGQGLATSVGMAIAQKWLSTRYNQQGFPLFDYHVYTFCGDGDLMEGISYEAASIAGHLKLGNLVWVYDRNRISIEGNINIAFTDDVAKRFKAQGWHIHEVKDANNIADFQVKLNEARQASDAPSLIILDSIIGYGSPNKAGTHGVHGEPLGPDEVKATKKVYGMPEDKTFYVPDGVKEHFAAGIGKRGAEASKKWNALFAEYKTKHPELAQEVEDIIHHRLPKGWDKDIPIFAADPKGIASRASSGKVLNAIAKNIPWMVGGSADLAPSNKSWLEFADAGVFQSPNYPEGNGTFGGRNIHYGVREHAMGAVANGIALSGLRTYAAGFFIFSDYMKNPIRLASLMQLPVVYIFTHDSIGVGEDGPTHQPIEQLVHFRATPGIRMIRPADANEVVEAWKMTLESASHPTILALSRQNLPTIDRSKYNSAAGLRKGGYIVACCGELPEVILIASGSEVGLAMEAYEVLIKEGQKARVVSMPSWEIFEEQPQSYRDEVLPPHITGRVAIEQGSPIGWDRYAGPTGTIIAMRSFGASAPYDKLREHFGFTLENVLAAAKEQLKK, encoded by the coding sequence ATGAATATTGATGAGCTTTGTATTAATACTATTCGTGGTTTAGCCATTGACCAAGTACAGGCTGCGAACTCAGGACATCCTGGAACCCCAATGGGTTTGGCACCAGCAGCTTATGCGTTGTGGAATAATGCGTTAAATTATGACCCAGCAAACCCATTATGGCCTGCACGTGATCGTTTCGTGCTTTCTGGTGGTCATGCATCGGCTTTATTATATTCAATGATTCATTTAGCTGGAATTCATAACGTTACTCATGATGGTAAAGTTGAACAAAAACCAGCGTTGACCCTGCAAGATTTAGAACAATTCAGACAGTTTAATTCAAAAACTCCTGGTCATCCAGAATATCGTCACACAACAGGTGTTGAAACAACAACAGGTCCTTTGGGTCAAGGGTTGGCAACTTCTGTGGGTATGGCAATTGCTCAGAAATGGTTATCCACAAGATATAATCAACAAGGTTTTCCTTTGTTTGACTATCACGTATATACATTCTGTGGTGATGGCGATTTAATGGAAGGCATTTCTTATGAGGCGGCTTCTATTGCGGGTCATTTAAAACTAGGAAATTTGGTCTGGGTATATGACCGTAATCGTATTTCTATCGAAGGCAATATTAATATTGCCTTTACCGATGATGTTGCAAAACGTTTCAAAGCCCAAGGATGGCATATCCACGAAGTAAAAGATGCAAATAATATTGCAGATTTCCAAGTAAAATTAAACGAAGCACGTCAAGCATCTGATGCGCCAAGTTTGATTATCCTTGATAGCATTATTGGATATGGTTCCCCTAACAAAGCTGGAACACATGGTGTTCATGGTGAACCTTTGGGTCCTGATGAAGTAAAGGCAACCAAAAAAGTGTATGGGATGCCTGAAGACAAAACATTCTATGTTCCAGATGGTGTCAAAGAGCATTTTGCAGCTGGGATTGGTAAACGTGGTGCAGAAGCAAGTAAAAAATGGAATGCGTTGTTTGCTGAATATAAAACAAAACATCCAGAGCTTGCTCAAGAAGTTGAAGATATTATTCATCATCGTCTTCCAAAAGGGTGGGACAAGGATATTCCAATTTTTGCTGCGGATCCAAAGGGTATTGCTTCTCGCGCAAGCTCAGGAAAAGTATTAAACGCAATTGCGAAAAATATTCCTTGGATGGTTGGTGGATCTGCTGACCTTGCTCCTTCTAACAAAAGTTGGTTAGAATTCGCAGATGCAGGTGTGTTCCAAAGTCCAAATTATCCAGAAGGTAATGGTACTTTTGGTGGGCGTAATATTCACTATGGTGTTCGTGAACATGCAATGGGCGCGGTTGCCAATGGGATTGCATTAAGTGGTCTTAGAACTTATGCGGCTGGGTTCTTTATTTTCTCTGATTATATGAAAAACCCAATTCGCTTGGCTTCTTTGATGCAGTTGCCAGTTGTTTATATCTTTACGCATGACAGTATCGGTGTGGGTGAAGATGGTCCAACCCATCAACCGATTGAACAATTGGTACATTTCCGTGCAACACCTGGAATTCGTATGATTCGTCCAGCAGATGCTAATGAAGTTGTCGAAGCATGGAAAATGACGTTGGAAAGTGCTTCTCATCCAACAATTTTGGCATTAAGTCGTCAAAATCTTCCAACCATTGATCGTTCAAAATATAATTCTGCTGCTGGTTTACGCAAGGGTGGATATATTGTTGCATGTTGTGGTGAACTGCCTGAAGTCATCTTAATTGCTTCTGGTAGTGAAGTTGGCTTGGCGATGGAAGCCTATGAAGTATTGATTAAAGAGGGGCAAAAGGCTCGTGTAGTTTCAATGCCTTCATGGGAAATTTTTGAGGAGCAACCACAATCTTATCGTGATGAAGTGTTGCCTCCACATATCACTGGTCGTGTTGCTATTGAGCAAGGATCCCCAATTGGTTGGGATCGTTACGCAGGTCCAACAGGAACGATTATTGCAATGCGTAGTTTTGGGGCATCTGCACCTTATGATAAATTACGGGAGCATTTTGGTTTTACACTAGAAAATGTGTTGGCTGCAGCAAAAGAGCAGCTTAAAAAATAA
- the gnd gene encoding phosphogluconate dehydrogenase (NAD(+)-dependent, decarboxylating): MKLGMYGLGRMGGNMAVRLARHGHEVVLLNRTRAVSDKIHAEAPKSSVVDNLEELVAALPSPKIIWVMLPSGDVTERAIETLGNMLSKGDIVIDGGNTCYKDDVRRAKILHAKGIHYVDVGTSGGVWGLERGYCMMYGGNQEAVDHIDPILESLAPGIGDIPRTKNRGSNLNPRAEKGYLHCGPAGSGHFVKMVHNGIEYGMMQAYAEGFDIMRMKGSDRLPEDQRFDLNMADIAEVWRRGSVIPSWLLDLCADALAVDGDLSKFQGDVADTGEGRWTIEAAIEEAVPAPVITAALFTRFRSRSGNTYAEKMLSAMRFGFGGHVEKK, translated from the coding sequence ATGAAATTAGGTATGTATGGTTTAGGCAGAATGGGTGGCAATATGGCTGTTCGTTTGGCTCGTCATGGTCATGAAGTTGTTTTATTAAACCGTACGCGTGCAGTCAGTGATAAAATTCATGCTGAAGCACCTAAAAGCAGTGTTGTTGATAATTTAGAAGAATTGGTTGCAGCACTTCCTTCTCCTAAAATTATTTGGGTGATGTTACCTTCTGGTGATGTGACTGAGAGAGCGATTGAAACGCTTGGGAATATGCTCAGCAAGGGGGATATCGTTATTGATGGTGGTAACACTTGTTACAAAGACGATGTTCGTCGTGCAAAAATCTTACATGCAAAAGGTATCCATTACGTTGATGTTGGGACTTCTGGGGGTGTTTGGGGGCTAGAACGTGGTTATTGTATGATGTATGGTGGAAACCAAGAAGCTGTAGATCATATTGATCCAATTCTTGAATCTTTGGCACCTGGAATTGGTGATATTCCTCGCACAAAAAACCGTGGTTCTAATTTAAACCCACGTGCGGAAAAAGGATATTTACATTGCGGTCCAGCAGGTTCTGGTCACTTTGTGAAAATGGTTCACAACGGTATTGAATACGGAATGATGCAAGCCTATGCAGAAGGGTTTGATATTATGCGTATGAAAGGATCTGATCGTTTACCAGAAGATCAACGTTTTGATTTAAATATGGCTGATATTGCCGAAGTATGGCGTCGTGGTAGTGTGATCCCTTCATGGTTATTGGATCTGTGTGCTGATGCATTGGCTGTTGATGGTGACCTTTCTAAATTCCAAGGGGACGTTGCTGACACAGGCGAAGGTCGTTGGACAATCGAAGCAGCAATTGAAGAAGCTGTTCCTGCACCTGTTATTACAGCAGCGTTATTTACACGTTTCCGTTCACGTTCAGGAAATACCTATGCTGAAAAAATGTTATCAGCAATGCGCTTTGGTTTCGGTGGGCACGTAGAAAAGAAATAA
- a CDS encoding NAD(P)-binding protein, with protein sequence MTIKQHDMSPQINMEKKDFAGPVRTVVPVYNHHLPPCNHACPAGEDIQGWLSLAQAGKFQEAWEHILMNNPMPAVHGRACYHPCEDSCNRGDLDGSITIHAVERFLGDMANASGWKVPVADNKNSKKILIIGAGPGGLSAAYHLRRMGHEVEIREAFSIPGGMMQYGIPAYRLPRDILKQDIDRIVEMGVKIVCNHRVEDLEQERKDGKFDAVFLGIGAGKPSLIDIPTQEGSHVLSAAEFLHDVSAGNQPKVGANVLVYGAGNTAMDAARSAFRMGAKTVKIIFFWDRPHMEAHDFEIVDADAEGTQFKCMSTIASIEKNKVVLRKMVVGDTGRPEPTEEFEDMPMDTVIMALGQRPESSFLSKVAGIELNSDGTIVIGKDMMTGAEGIFAGGDAIRGPRSVTTAVGLGKKAARFINGWLSANAYQIPDKNPISYYKDLHLPLLANTPQTIQKELPVDERIGFKETLIGFSEDEAVYEAQRCLSCGNCYECDNCLAACPEQALTKLGPGNGYEVNMDRCTGCSACFETCPCQAIDMVTEQRV encoded by the coding sequence ATGACAATCAAACAACATGATATGAGTCCCCAAATCAATATGGAGAAAAAGGATTTCGCTGGACCCGTTCGAACGGTAGTACCTGTTTATAATCACCATTTACCTCCTTGTAATCATGCTTGTCCAGCAGGTGAGGATATTCAAGGGTGGCTTTCGTTAGCACAAGCGGGTAAATTCCAAGAGGCTTGGGAGCATATTTTGATGAATAACCCTATGCCTGCGGTGCATGGACGTGCTTGTTATCATCCTTGTGAAGATTCCTGTAACCGTGGGGATTTGGATGGTTCAATTACAATTCACGCGGTTGAACGATTCCTGGGTGATATGGCGAATGCCAGTGGTTGGAAAGTTCCAGTTGCAGATAATAAAAATAGCAAAAAGATTTTGATTATTGGTGCGGGTCCTGGTGGGTTGTCTGCGGCGTATCATTTGCGGCGTATGGGGCATGAAGTTGAAATCAGAGAAGCATTTTCCATTCCTGGTGGTATGATGCAATACGGTATTCCAGCCTATCGTTTGCCACGTGATATTTTGAAACAAGATATCGATCGCATTGTTGAAATGGGTGTTAAGATTGTTTGTAACCATCGTGTTGAAGATTTAGAGCAAGAAAGAAAAGATGGTAAGTTTGATGCTGTATTTCTTGGGATTGGTGCAGGCAAGCCGTCTTTGATCGATATTCCCACACAAGAAGGATCTCACGTTTTATCAGCTGCTGAATTTTTACATGATGTCAGTGCTGGAAATCAGCCTAAGGTTGGCGCAAATGTATTAGTTTATGGTGCTGGAAATACCGCGATGGATGCAGCACGCTCTGCATTTCGTATGGGTGCAAAGACGGTTAAGATCATTTTCTTTTGGGATCGCCCTCATATGGAAGCACATGATTTTGAAATCGTTGATGCTGATGCTGAAGGAACCCAATTTAAATGTATGAGCACGATTGCTTCGATTGAAAAAAATAAAGTTGTTTTGAGGAAAATGGTTGTTGGCGATACAGGTCGCCCAGAGCCGACCGAAGAATTTGAAGATATGCCAATGGATACTGTGATTATGGCATTGGGACAAAGACCAGAAAGTAGTTTTCTTAGTAAGGTCGCTGGAATTGAATTAAATTCAGATGGGACGATTGTTATTGGCAAAGATATGATGACGGGTGCCGAGGGTATTTTTGCTGGTGGGGATGCCATTCGTGGACCACGCAGCGTTACCACTGCGGTTGGTTTGGGTAAAAAAGCAGCCAGATTTATTAATGGTTGGCTCAGTGCAAATGCATACCAGATTCCTGATAAAAATCCTATTTCTTACTATAAAGATTTACACTTACCTTTATTGGCAAATACACCTCAGACCATTCAAAAAGAACTGCCAGTTGATGAACGTATTGGATTTAAAGAAACTTTGATTGGTTTTTCTGAAGATGAAGCGGTTTACGAGGCACAACGATGCTTGTCTTGTGGAAATTGTTATGAGTGTGACAACTGTTTGGCAGCATGCCCAGAGCAAGCATTAACAAAATTAGGTCCAGGAAATGGGTACGAAGTCAATATGGATCGTTGCACAGGCTGTTCAGCTTGTTTTGAAACATGTCCATGTCAAGCCATTGATATGGTTACAGAGCAACGGGTGTAA